One stretch of Glycine soja cultivar W05 chromosome 7, ASM419377v2, whole genome shotgun sequence DNA includes these proteins:
- the LOC114418924 gene encoding DNA-directed RNA polymerase III subunit RPC10-like has protein sequence MEFCPTCGNMLQYELPYMGRPSRFFCSACPYVCLIENRVEIKRKQRLVSKEIEPIFSEDDMTNAASTEATCPFCGHGKAAFKEFQTRSADEPATLFYKCLNNECKKQWREG, from the exons ATGGAGTTTTGCCCCACTTGTGGTAACATGCTACAGTATGAATTGCCCTATATGGGTCGCCCTTCAAGATTTTTTTGTTCTGCTTGCCCATATGTTTGCCTCATCGAGAATAGG GTTGAGATCAAAAGAAAGCAAAGGTTGGTGAGTAAAGAGATAGAACCTATATTCTCTGAGGATGACATGACGAATGCAGCATCAACTGAAG CGACATGCCCATTTTGCGGTCATGGTAAAGCTGCTTTCAAAGAATTTCAGACTCGATCAGCTGATGAGCCAGCAACTCTATTTTATAAGTGCTTGAACAATGAATGTAAGAAACAATGGCGTGAAGGGTGA